A portion of the Glycine max cultivar Williams 82 chromosome 10, Glycine_max_v4.0, whole genome shotgun sequence genome contains these proteins:
- the LOC100791766 gene encoding auxin-induced protein X15, producing the protein MLRSFVGKIEKGVSLLFVHRRPPLNHFNEATSVVPDDVREGYFAVLAIKGEESKRFIVGLHYLNDPAFLGLLDQAEEEFGFGQKGALAIPCQPQELQKILDGRRV; encoded by the coding sequence ATGCTTAGGTCGTTTGTTGGGAAGATAGAAAAGGGTGTTTCACTACTCTTTGTTCACAGAAGACCACCATTGAATCACTTCAATGAAGCCACAAGTGTGGTGCCAGATGATGTTAGGGAAGGATATTTTGCTGTTCTTGCAATAAAGGGTGAAGAATCCAAAAGGTTCATTGTTGGCTTACATTACTTGAATGATCCTGCTTTCTTAGGATTATTGGATCAAGCTGAGGAAGAGTTTGGTTTCGGGCAAAAGGGAGCTCTTGCAATCCCATGTCAGCCTCAAGAACTACAGAAGATTCTAGATGGTCGAAGAGTGTAA
- the LOC100775431 gene encoding auxin-responsive protein SAUR32 encodes MDFKMLRSFVEKIEKGLSLIAPKKPGLNYFNENQVETTTNVVPEDVVSKGYFAVVAIKDGEIKRFVVELDYLANPAFLGLLDQAGEEYGFKQQGTLAVPCRPQELQKILDGWRVIPDNSKGAGRAIYFPKFL; translated from the coding sequence ATGGATTTCAAGATGCTTAGGTCTTTTGTTGAGAAGATTGAAAAGGGTCTATCACTAATTGCTCCCAAAAAGCCAGGACTCAACTACTTCAATGAAAATCAAGTGGAAACTACAACGAATGTTGTGCCCGAAGATGTTGTTAGTAAAGGGTATTTTGCTGTTGTTGCAATAAAAGATGGAGAAATCAAAAGGTTTGTTGTTGAGTTAGACTACTTGGCTAATCCAGCATTCTTGGGTTTGTTGGATCAAGCTGGAGAAGAGTATGGCTTCAAACAGCAGGGAACTCTAGCAGTCCCTTGTCGGCCTCAAGAATTACAGAAGATCTTAGATGGCTGGAGAGTCATACCGGACAACAGCAAAGGTGCAGGAAGGGCTATTTATTTTCCTAAGTTCCTATGA
- the LOC100775971 gene encoding auxin-induced protein X15 gives MLRSFVGKIEKGVSHFVHRRPPLNYLSEATTSVVPDDVREGYFAVLAIKGGESKRFVVGLHYLNDPAFMVLLDQAQEEFGFRQKGALAIPCQPQELQKILDGWKA, from the coding sequence ATGCTTAGGTCTTTTGTTGGGAAGATAGAAAAGGGTGTTTCACACTTTGTACACAGAAGGCCTCCACTGAACTACTTGAGTGAAGCCACAACAAGTGTGGTGCCAGATGATGTTAGGGAAGGATATTTTGCTGTACTTGCAATAAAGGGTGGAGAATCCAAAAGGTTCGTTGTTGGATTGCATTACTTGAATGATCCTGCTTTCATGGTACTGTTGGATCAAGCTCAGGAAGAGTTTGGTTTCAGGCAAAAGGGAGCTCTTGCAATCCCTTGTCAGCCTCAAGAATTACAGAAGATTCTAGATGGCTGGAAAGCATAG
- the LOC100776513 gene encoding auxin-induced protein X15: MMLIRSFVGKIEKGVSHFVHRRPPLNDHFNEATSVLPDDVMEGYFAVLAIKDGESKRFIVGLHYLNDPAFIELLDQAQEEFGFRQQGTLIVPCQPQELQKILDGRSWRA; the protein is encoded by the coding sequence ATGATGCTAATTAGGTCTTTTGTTGGGAAGATAGAAAAGGGTGTTTCACACTTTGTTCACAGAAGGCCCCCATTGAATGATCACTTCAACGAAGCCACAAGTGTGCTGCCAGATGATGTTATGGAAGGATATTTTGCTGTACTTGCAATAAAGGATGGAGAATCCAAAAGGTTCATTGTTGGCTTACATTACTTGAACGATCCTGCTTTCATTGAATTGCTAGATCAAGCTCAGGAGGAGTTTGGTTTCAGACAACAAGGAACTCTTATTGTTCCTTGTCAGCCACAAGAATTACAAAAGATTTTAGATGGTCGGAGTTGGAGAGCATAG